In Lentibacillus amyloliquefaciens, one DNA window encodes the following:
- a CDS encoding M24 family metallopeptidase — protein MTNRLDTLLEKLKDQKLDSMLVTSASNFYYLSNHYTDPHERVIAVYVSRFHDPLLIIPALEKDDAKKAGWEFELIAYSDHENPWELFYKFLKRHNKMPETIAVEYNHLTLEGFGQVKSVLPNAVFQDAQEILSNLRVIKSAEEYKLLKEAAKFADFGIETGIKAIKEGTSELEIIAKIEYELKKQGIQQMSFSTMALSGTKTASPHGTPSMKKIEKGDLVLFDLGVVYEGYCSDISRTVAFNSITPEQETIYNTVLDAETKAIKSSKQGIAVKDIDLAARHHIDENGYGRYFIHRVGHGLGIETHEYPSMHSENKLPIEKGMCFTIEPGIYVPDTGGVRIEDMIFITDGGAETLTRFPKELQIVD, from the coding sequence TTGACAAACAGACTGGACACTCTGCTCGAGAAACTCAAGGATCAGAAACTCGACAGTATGCTTGTGACGTCTGCTTCGAATTTTTATTATCTGAGCAATCATTATACAGATCCGCACGAACGCGTTATTGCTGTGTATGTCAGCAGATTCCATGACCCATTATTGATTATACCCGCTTTGGAGAAAGATGATGCCAAAAAAGCAGGTTGGGAATTCGAATTAATCGCCTATAGTGACCATGAGAATCCATGGGAACTGTTTTATAAATTCTTAAAGCGTCACAACAAAATGCCAGAAACAATTGCAGTGGAATATAATCATCTGACGCTGGAGGGTTTCGGGCAAGTTAAATCAGTGCTGCCGAATGCTGTTTTTCAGGATGCGCAGGAAATCCTGTCCAACTTACGCGTTATCAAAAGTGCTGAAGAATATAAACTGCTTAAAGAAGCGGCTAAATTTGCCGACTTCGGTATCGAAACCGGCATCAAAGCTATAAAAGAGGGCACCAGTGAACTGGAGATCATTGCAAAAATCGAATACGAGCTGAAGAAACAAGGAATCCAGCAGATGTCCTTTTCGACAATGGCTTTATCAGGAACCAAAACGGCATCACCGCACGGAACACCTTCAATGAAAAAAATCGAAAAAGGTGATCTTGTGCTATTTGATCTTGGTGTCGTTTATGAAGGGTATTGTTCGGATATTTCACGAACGGTCGCCTTCAACTCCATCACTCCTGAACAGGAAACAATCTACAATACAGTCCTGGATGCGGAAACGAAGGCGATCAAATCATCAAAGCAAGGCATTGCTGTCAAAGATATTGATTTAGCGGCACGTCACCACATAGATGAAAACGGTTATGGCCGATATTTTATACATAGAGTTGGTCATGGACTTGGAATCGAAACACATGAATACCCTTCGATGCATAGTGAAAACAAACTGCCGATCGAAAAAGGGATGTGTTTCACAATCGAGCCGGGGATTTATGTACCTGATACGGGCGGTGTTAGAATCGAAGACATGATTTTCATAACTGACGGTGGTGCTGAAACATTAACAAGGTTCCCGAAAGAACTGCAAATAGTGGATTAA
- a CDS encoding SDR family oxidoreductase produces MGHALITAGTSGLGKQVVKKFLEAGHKVTTTYHTNADKAQVLQKEFASYSQSLYIEKTDVTRKKDIVNLVNRAVDHHGGIDYLINNAGPFVFERKKLLDYSDDEWHEMMNGNLNAVFYLLKETLPHMRKRGFGRIVNYGFQEANNASGWPYRAAFAAAKSGLVSLTKTIAIEEAENQITSNMVCPGNIVGDMKEAEIEESRQVNGDKTPIGRPGTGEDIARAILYLCDHNSDMITGSIFEITGGIDVINRYR; encoded by the coding sequence ATGGGACATGCCTTGATTACAGCCGGAACATCCGGACTTGGAAAACAAGTGGTTAAAAAATTTCTGGAAGCCGGACACAAGGTAACAACAACATATCACACTAATGCTGATAAAGCTCAGGTCTTGCAAAAAGAATTTGCTTCTTACAGCCAATCATTATATATTGAAAAAACAGACGTGACGAGAAAAAAAGACATTGTCAATTTGGTCAATCGCGCCGTTGATCACCATGGCGGTATTGATTACCTTATCAACAATGCTGGTCCGTTTGTATTCGAACGCAAAAAGCTGCTTGACTATTCGGATGATGAGTGGCATGAAATGATGAATGGAAATTTGAATGCGGTATTTTATTTGTTGAAGGAGACGCTGCCACATATGCGAAAGCGTGGATTCGGCCGGATTGTCAATTACGGTTTCCAGGAAGCAAATAACGCATCAGGCTGGCCATATCGTGCTGCTTTTGCAGCGGCTAAGAGCGGACTTGTGTCGTTGACAAAAACAATTGCTATAGAAGAAGCCGAGAACCAAATCACTTCAAATATGGTCTGTCCGGGCAACATAGTTGGGGATATGAAGGAAGCTGAAATTGAAGAAAGCAGACAGGTTAACGGCGATAAAACTCCGATTGGCAGGCCAGGAACAGGGGAAGATATAGCGCGGGCGATTCTATACTTGTGTGATCACAATTCGGATATGATAACAGGCTCCATATTTGAAATTACCGGCGGGATTGATGTCATAAACAGGTACCGGTAG
- a CDS encoding universal stress protein, producing the protein MDSEYKQIVVAVDGSEASEKAFKKALDIVKRNEARMILAHVVDSRTFATAEAYDRTLAERAEEYAKDLVGSYVENAKVAGVTNLVKCIEYGSPKVKIAKDIAGNFGADLIICGATGMGAVERFLIGSVSESITRYASCDVLVVR; encoded by the coding sequence GTGGATTCTGAATATAAGCAGATTGTCGTTGCAGTTGATGGATCGGAAGCTTCGGAAAAGGCTTTCAAAAAAGCACTGGACATTGTTAAGCGAAATGAGGCACGTATGATATTGGCCCACGTTGTCGACTCGAGAACCTTTGCTACGGCAGAGGCCTATGACAGGACTCTTGCGGAACGGGCAGAAGAATATGCAAAAGATTTAGTGGGCAGTTATGTGGAAAACGCAAAAGTTGCCGGTGTTACAAATTTGGTGAAATGCATTGAATATGGTTCTCCAAAAGTAAAAATTGCCAAAGACATTGCAGGTAATTTTGGAGCAGATTTAATTATTTGCGGTGCTACCGGAATGGGTGCAGTCGAACGCTTCCTGATCGGTAGTGTTTCAGAAAGTATTACACGGTATGCCTCATGCGATGTGCTCGTTGTACGGTAA
- a CDS encoding MogA/MoaB family molybdenum cofactor biosynthesis protein, protein MAVHKHKERQAPVNCMVITISDTRTDATDKSGRLMTELLETAGHNVMVKKIISDDKHVIQNEIEAGCKDPYVDVILTNGGTGIAYRDVTIETIKPMLSKEMNGFGEIFRMLSYQEDIGSSAVLSRAIAGVIEHTPIFATPGSSGAVKLAMNKLVIPELAHVINEAKKDIL, encoded by the coding sequence TTGGCTGTCCATAAACATAAAGAAAGACAAGCCCCGGTTAATTGCATGGTCATTACAATCAGTGATACACGAACTGATGCAACGGATAAAAGTGGGCGGCTGATGACAGAACTGCTTGAAACAGCAGGTCATAACGTGATGGTCAAAAAGATTATTTCAGATGATAAGCATGTCATTCAGAATGAAATCGAAGCCGGCTGTAAGGATCCATATGTCGATGTCATTTTAACAAATGGCGGAACCGGGATTGCTTACCGGGATGTGACCATCGAGACAATTAAACCGATGCTTAGTAAAGAAATGAACGGTTTTGGGGAGATTTTTCGTATGCTCAGCTATCAGGAAGATATTGGCTCATCGGCTGTTTTATCAAGGGCTATCGCCGGTGTAATTGAACATACACCGATTTTTGCAACACCTGGTTCCTCAGGGGCAGTAAAATTAGCCATGAATAAACTGGTTATTCCTGAGCTGGCACATGTCATAAATGAAGCAAAAAAGGATATCCTGTAA
- a CDS encoding acetate kinase, whose protein sequence is MSKILAINAGSSSLKFQLIDMPDESVLAKGLVERIGLTDSVFSIEVMEKNKEIMEIPDHDVAVKLLLDKLQSSGAIQSMDEIKAVGHRVVHGGEKFSDSVIITDEVIKTIEEVSELAPLHNPANLTGIRAFREILPDVPMVAVFDTAFHQTMPEKSYLYSLPYAYYKDYGIRKYGFHGTSHKYVSQRAAEMMGIPLEQLRLISCHLGNGASIAAIENGKSIDTSMGFTPLAGVTMGTRSGNIDPALIPFIMEKTGQEADEVVNILNNKSGMLALSGFSSDLRDIEQHADENDRAELALEVFAGRIHKYLGSYAARMSGVDAIIFTAGVGENSDVIREKVLTGMEFMGVYWDPSRNKIRGKEAFINYPHSPVKVMVIPTDEEVVIARDTVRLIKEG, encoded by the coding sequence ATGTCCAAGATACTGGCAATCAATGCAGGTAGTTCTTCTTTGAAATTCCAATTAATCGATATGCCTGATGAATCGGTTTTGGCAAAAGGGCTCGTGGAACGTATTGGTTTAACCGACTCTGTTTTTTCGATTGAAGTTATGGAGAAAAACAAGGAGATAATGGAGATACCTGACCATGATGTTGCGGTTAAATTATTGTTGGATAAACTTCAATCATCAGGTGCAATTCAGTCAATGGATGAGATCAAAGCTGTTGGCCATCGTGTTGTGCACGGTGGAGAAAAGTTCAGTGATTCCGTCATCATAACAGATGAAGTAATCAAAACGATTGAAGAGGTTTCTGAATTGGCTCCGTTGCATAATCCGGCTAATTTGACAGGTATTCGTGCATTCAGGGAAATTCTGCCTGATGTTCCGATGGTGGCAGTATTCGACACCGCCTTTCATCAGACCATGCCGGAGAAATCATATTTATACAGTTTACCTTACGCATATTATAAGGATTATGGCATACGCAAATACGGTTTTCATGGAACTTCACATAAATATGTTTCACAGCGTGCCGCAGAAATGATGGGCATTCCGCTTGAACAGTTGCGTCTTATTTCATGCCATCTCGGAAATGGTGCCAGTATTGCCGCAATTGAAAATGGCAAATCGATTGATACATCGATGGGTTTCACGCCACTGGCAGGTGTCACAATGGGTACGCGTTCCGGAAACATTGACCCGGCATTGATTCCATTCATCATGGAAAAAACAGGACAAGAAGCAGATGAAGTCGTTAATATATTAAATAATAAAAGCGGGATGTTAGCATTATCCGGTTTTTCCAGTGACCTGCGTGATATTGAGCAGCATGCTGATGAAAACGACCGTGCGGAGTTGGCATTGGAAGTTTTTGCAGGGCGGATTCATAAATATCTTGGTTCTTATGCTGCAAGAATGTCAGGTGTTGACGCCATTATTTTCACTGCGGGTGTCGGTGAAAATAGTGATGTGATCCGGGAAAAAGTCCTTACCGGGATGGAATTTATGGGTGTCTATTGGGATCCTTCACGCAATAAGATACGAGGAAAAGAAGCGTTTATCAATTATCCGCATTCTCCGGTAAAAGTGATGGTGATACCGACCGATGAAGAAGTGGTGATTGCACGTGATACGGTAAGACTGATAAAGGAAGGCTAA
- a CDS encoding class I SAM-dependent methyltransferase yields the protein MEQSNVEGLFEQIDNLTETVQQDLNETYLDSLAIVLEAVFEGEPQKELTEQLQKLPDTASYEVVEVRKAVQLAILKGMKGATQEQHLMTPETVALFAGYLAGKLTEGQKSLRVFDPASGTGNLLSIVMEQLDDVGDVSAGEVDPTLIQLAVLSANLQKKEIEFFHQDSLRPFLMDPVDLVISDLPVGYYPDDIRANDYEMTADEGHSYAHHLFIEQSINYTKEGGYLVFVIPEFLFESDQSDKLHAYLQENAHIIGVVQLPESAFKSEKNRKSILLLQKNGPETSALKQPLLAQLPSFKNTEAMNDILAQMNQWFKENMNK from the coding sequence ATGGAACAATCAAATGTGGAAGGCTTATTTGAACAAATTGATAATTTAACGGAAACAGTTCAGCAAGATTTGAATGAAACGTATTTAGACAGTTTGGCAATTGTCCTGGAGGCCGTTTTTGAAGGAGAGCCACAGAAAGAATTAACAGAACAGCTGCAAAAATTACCGGACACCGCATCTTATGAAGTGGTGGAAGTGAGAAAAGCTGTGCAGCTCGCCATTTTAAAAGGAATGAAAGGGGCAACTCAGGAACAACACCTGATGACACCTGAAACAGTCGCCTTGTTTGCCGGCTATTTGGCTGGCAAATTAACAGAAGGTCAAAAAAGTTTACGGGTGTTTGACCCGGCAAGCGGTACGGGAAATTTATTATCGATTGTCATGGAACAGCTGGACGATGTTGGTGACGTCTCAGCGGGAGAAGTTGATCCGACACTTATTCAGCTCGCTGTTTTGAGTGCTAATCTGCAGAAAAAGGAAATTGAATTTTTCCATCAGGACAGCTTGCGTCCTTTTCTGATGGATCCGGTTGATCTGGTCATCAGCGATTTGCCGGTTGGTTATTATCCTGACGACATTCGCGCAAATGATTATGAAATGACAGCAGACGAAGGTCATTCGTATGCCCACCATTTATTTATCGAACAGAGCATCAATTATACGAAAGAAGGCGGATACTTGGTTTTCGTCATTCCTGAATTTCTTTTTGAAAGTGATCAGTCTGACAAACTGCATGCCTATCTTCAGGAAAATGCACATATTATCGGTGTCGTGCAGCTGCCGGAATCAGCATTTAAATCTGAAAAAAATCGAAAAAGTATCCTGTTGCTGCAAAAAAATGGACCGGAAACAAGCGCATTGAAACAGCCGTTGTTAGCTCAGTTGCCTTCATTTAAGAATACCGAAGCCATGAACGATATCTTAGCGCAAATGAACCAATGGTTTAAAGAGAATATGAATAAATAA